The proteins below come from a single Denticeps clupeoides chromosome 15, fDenClu1.1, whole genome shotgun sequence genomic window:
- the iqcb1 gene encoding IQ calmodulin-binding motif-containing protein 1 isoform X1 — translation MHGQDFHSLVAAARGTCEEKVADVLNRVTVVLGRTSLEDQAELQSLKQGLYVHGVLDYCTTALRFNYVKAEGGYNTAVQMADILSTCCVGIGPVKKSEKFHCRFLPSVTRNLFYLADRLMLRAMRDKGQSQKIHQFRKVMNSICWFLKAHLHLIPQVLDCKHYENIQLCDDDEISVLLLDMWQELLNTDRAGIVSEPLLLIMDDIVYKMSSSSNPVIGSSAVRCLLLLIKQHGWILEVIQRHYKGLAELIIKDWHGRGFNSNLNTLTALLKSRVFQQDRSQDHGERVRAACIIQAAWRAHQTRRRLLKLPQAIRTLQRTFRERKWQREEQTERRRVEEELRHNLLLRRQRANRLFCQKQLRLLEILPADQVERYQGEVQLRAALLIQRVWRGQRERRSICQQRHALQQHKAALIIQRAVILFLKHCRTKRSALTGWTGIQGLTDARRAELKKQVDKHIALYRLSAVTEDSCRTFHQRTQGLLQQHLMGRSQAWVEEQHRHALIAQINTDLELMLNSPSLKSSTAQDLDLFRSRSVPLATCAKQSHSALLQSLRLPWWRMLGPEFCSPERKTSDSVDVEIETLYLGGLKSPDLC, via the exons ATGCACGGACAGGATTTTCACAGCTTGGTCGCCGCTGCACGCGGTACGTGTGAGGAGAAGGTGGCAGATGTGCTGAACAGAGTTACGG TGGTTTTAGGGAGGACTTCGCTGGAGGACCAGGCGGAGCTACAGAGTCTGAAGCAGGGCCTGTACGTTCACGGGGTCCTGGACTACTGCACAACCGCGCTGAGGTTCAACTACGTCAAGGCGGAGGGGGGCTACAACACCGCTGTACAGATGGCAGATATTCTCAG CACGTGCTGTGTAGGCATTGGTCCAGTGAAGAAAAGTGAAAAGTTCCACTGCAGATTCCTTCCGTCTGTCACCAGGAATCTCTTCTACCTTGCAGATCGGTTAATGCTGAGAGCGATGAGG GATAAAGGACAGTCGCAGAAGATTCATCAGTTTAGGAAAGTCATGAACTCCATCTGTTGGTTCCTGAAGGCTCATCTCCACCTTATTCCTCAAG TTTTGGATTGTAAGCACTATGAGAACATCCAGctgtgtgatgatgatgagattTCTGTGTTGCTGCTGGACATGTGGCAAGAGCTGCTGAACACAGACAG AGCAGGAATTGTGAGTGAGCCACTGCTTCTCATCATGGATGACATTGTGTATAAAATGTCGAGCAGCTCAAATCCAGTGATCGGCAGTTCTGCAGTGAGATGCCTGCTCCTGCTCATTAAGCAGCACGGCTGGATTCTGGAGGTCATCCAAAGACATTACAAAG GTCTAGCTGAACTGATAATCAAGGACTGGCATGGGAGAGGCTTTAACTCCAACCTGAACACGCTCACTGCCCTCCTTAAGTCAAGGGTCTTCCAGCAAGACAGATCGCAG GACCATGGTGAAAGGGTTAGAGCAGCATGTATCATCCAGGCAGCATGGCGAGCCCATCAGACCAGGAGACGACTATTGAAACTCCCACAAGCCATCCGCACCCTGCAGAGAACTTTCCG GGAGAGGAAGTGGCAACGGGAGGAGCAGACAGAGAGGAGGCGTGTGGAGGAGGAGCTTCGACACAATTTGCTTCTTCGAAGGCAGAGAGCCAATCGGCTCTTCTGCCAAAAACAGCTCCGTCTGCTGGAGATCCTGCCTGCTG ACCAGGTGGAGCGGTACCAGGGGGAAGTGCAGTTGCGGGCAGCTTTGCTGATTCAGCGTGTGTGGAGGGGTCAACGAGAGAGGCGGAGTATCTGCCAACAAAGACATGCCCTTCAGCAGCACAAAGCTGCGCTCATTATCCAAAGAGCT GTTATTTTGTTCCTGAAGCATTGCAGAACCAAAAGATCAGCTCTAACCGGGTGGACAGGCATCCAAGGGCTTACTGATGCCCGGAGGGCAGAGCTTAAGAAACAGGTGGACAAGCATATTGCTCTGTACCGG TTATCTGCCGTGACTGAAGATAGCTGCCGGACGTTCCACCAGAGAACCCAGGGtctgctgcagcagcacctCATGGGGCGGAGCCAGGCCTGGGTAGAGGAGCAGCACAGGCACGCTCTGATTGCACAGATCAACACAGACCTGGAGCTGATGCTCA ACTCCCCATCCCTgaagagcagcacagcacaggaccTGGACTTGTTCAGGAGCCGCTCTGTACCATTGGCCACATGTGCCAAACAATCGCACAGTGCCCTGCTTCAGTCATTGCGCCTGCCCTGGTGGAGAATGCTGGGACCTGAGTTCTGCAGCCCAGAGAGAAAGACTTCAGACAGTGTGGATGTGGAGATTGAGACGCTGTATCTTGGTGGTCTGAAGTCACCAGATCTCTGCTGA
- the iqcb1 gene encoding IQ calmodulin-binding motif-containing protein 1 isoform X2, with translation MHGQDFHSLVAAARGTCEEKVADVLNRVTVVLGRTSLEDQAELQSLKQGLYVHGVLDYCTTALRFNYVKAEGGYNTAVQMADILSTCCVGIGPVKKSEKFHCRFLPSVTRNLFYLADRLMLRAMRDKGQSQKIHQFRKVMNSICWFLKAHLHLIPQVLDCKHYENIQLCDDDEISVLLLDMWQELLNTDRAGIVSEPLLLIMDDIVYKMSSSSNPVIGSSAVRCLLLLIKQHGWILEVIQRHYKGLAELIIKDWHGRGFNSNLNTLTALLKSRVFQQDRSQDHGERVRAACIIQAAWRAHQTRRRLLKLPQAIRTLQRTFRERKWQREEQTERRRVEEELRHNLLLRRQRANRLFCQKQLRLLEILPADQVERYQGEVQLRAALLIQRVWRGQRERRSICQQRHALQQHKAALIIQRAVILFLKHCRTKRSALTGWTGIQGLTDARRAELKKQVDKHIALYRLSAVTEDSCRTFHQRTQGLLQQHLMGRSQAWVEEQHRLPIPEEQHSTGPGLVQEPLCTIGHMCQTIAQCPASVIAPALVENAGT, from the exons ATGCACGGACAGGATTTTCACAGCTTGGTCGCCGCTGCACGCGGTACGTGTGAGGAGAAGGTGGCAGATGTGCTGAACAGAGTTACGG TGGTTTTAGGGAGGACTTCGCTGGAGGACCAGGCGGAGCTACAGAGTCTGAAGCAGGGCCTGTACGTTCACGGGGTCCTGGACTACTGCACAACCGCGCTGAGGTTCAACTACGTCAAGGCGGAGGGGGGCTACAACACCGCTGTACAGATGGCAGATATTCTCAG CACGTGCTGTGTAGGCATTGGTCCAGTGAAGAAAAGTGAAAAGTTCCACTGCAGATTCCTTCCGTCTGTCACCAGGAATCTCTTCTACCTTGCAGATCGGTTAATGCTGAGAGCGATGAGG GATAAAGGACAGTCGCAGAAGATTCATCAGTTTAGGAAAGTCATGAACTCCATCTGTTGGTTCCTGAAGGCTCATCTCCACCTTATTCCTCAAG TTTTGGATTGTAAGCACTATGAGAACATCCAGctgtgtgatgatgatgagattTCTGTGTTGCTGCTGGACATGTGGCAAGAGCTGCTGAACACAGACAG AGCAGGAATTGTGAGTGAGCCACTGCTTCTCATCATGGATGACATTGTGTATAAAATGTCGAGCAGCTCAAATCCAGTGATCGGCAGTTCTGCAGTGAGATGCCTGCTCCTGCTCATTAAGCAGCACGGCTGGATTCTGGAGGTCATCCAAAGACATTACAAAG GTCTAGCTGAACTGATAATCAAGGACTGGCATGGGAGAGGCTTTAACTCCAACCTGAACACGCTCACTGCCCTCCTTAAGTCAAGGGTCTTCCAGCAAGACAGATCGCAG GACCATGGTGAAAGGGTTAGAGCAGCATGTATCATCCAGGCAGCATGGCGAGCCCATCAGACCAGGAGACGACTATTGAAACTCCCACAAGCCATCCGCACCCTGCAGAGAACTTTCCG GGAGAGGAAGTGGCAACGGGAGGAGCAGACAGAGAGGAGGCGTGTGGAGGAGGAGCTTCGACACAATTTGCTTCTTCGAAGGCAGAGAGCCAATCGGCTCTTCTGCCAAAAACAGCTCCGTCTGCTGGAGATCCTGCCTGCTG ACCAGGTGGAGCGGTACCAGGGGGAAGTGCAGTTGCGGGCAGCTTTGCTGATTCAGCGTGTGTGGAGGGGTCAACGAGAGAGGCGGAGTATCTGCCAACAAAGACATGCCCTTCAGCAGCACAAAGCTGCGCTCATTATCCAAAGAGCT GTTATTTTGTTCCTGAAGCATTGCAGAACCAAAAGATCAGCTCTAACCGGGTGGACAGGCATCCAAGGGCTTACTGATGCCCGGAGGGCAGAGCTTAAGAAACAGGTGGACAAGCATATTGCTCTGTACCGG TTATCTGCCGTGACTGAAGATAGCTGCCGGACGTTCCACCAGAGAACCCAGGGtctgctgcagcagcacctCATGGGGCGGAGCCAGGCCTGGGTAGAGGAGCAGCACAG ACTCCCCATCCCTgaagagcagcacagcacaggaccTGGACTTGTTCAGGAGCCGCTCTGTACCATTGGCCACATGTGCCAAACAATCGCACAGTGCCCTGCTTCAGTCATTGCGCCTGCCCTGGTGGAGAATGCTGGGACCTGA